A single genomic interval of Aureliella helgolandensis harbors:
- the avs3b gene encoding AVAST type 3 anti-phage proein Avs3b: MTMNESPQKQSSTSSEQTDNLEHSDAIVTLGRKLVDELGLEPSVDTLGRWISHYVAELITRCETEDGEAKESAKQDCFHAILRLWRHRSELPSGKRPFEDMEPIVRAVASLDPEDETPRYFREMRPGKGSNAEESKVESWLELADGLDYSAKLLIGHCLTQAASLATDKSKEWVKDAMNAGRDDGPSEIVIKLVAPEDEFSTEPSLNQRVREQLEGRISRLKAFVNKAGALVEALELQLNSVSTIAEETPQPKS; the protein is encoded by the coding sequence ATGACAATGAACGAATCCCCACAAAAGCAAAGCTCTACCTCCTCGGAACAGACGGACAATTTAGAACACTCTGATGCTATCGTGACACTGGGGCGTAAACTCGTAGATGAACTTGGGCTAGAGCCGTCAGTTGATACCCTTGGTCGTTGGATATCGCACTATGTAGCTGAACTTATTACCAGGTGCGAAACGGAAGACGGAGAGGCCAAAGAATCAGCAAAGCAGGATTGCTTTCATGCCATTCTGAGGCTTTGGAGGCATCGCAGCGAGTTGCCAAGTGGCAAGCGACCCTTTGAGGACATGGAGCCGATTGTCAGGGCTGTTGCGAGCTTAGACCCAGAAGATGAAACCCCGCGCTATTTCCGCGAGATGCGCCCTGGCAAAGGATCAAATGCCGAGGAATCTAAAGTAGAGTCCTGGCTGGAATTAGCGGACGGCCTCGACTATTCGGCTAAACTGCTAATTGGACACTGCTTAACACAGGCCGCAAGTTTGGCTACTGACAAATCCAAAGAGTGGGTCAAGGACGCAATGAATGCCGGCCGAGATGATGGACCGTCCGAGATTGTGATCAAGCTTGTCGCCCCGGAGGATGAGTTTAGCACAGAGCCTAGCCTTAACCAAAGAGTTCGCGAGCAATTGGAGGGGCGAATATCGCGACTTAAAGCCTTCGTGAATAAGGCTGGTGCTCTAGTTGAAGCCTTAGAGTTGCAGTTGAATTCGGTTTCAACGATCGCAGAGGAAACACCCCAACCCAAAAGCTGA